In the Ramlibacter tataouinensis TTB310 genome, one interval contains:
- the alr gene encoding alanine racemase, with amino-acid sequence MPRPIQATIHTESLRHNLARMRRAAPDARAWGVVKANAYGHGIERAFEGLRGADGFALLDLQEAERVRALGWRGPILLLEGVFEPRDLELCSRLSLWHTVHCDEQIDMLAAHKTQLPHRVFLKMNSGMNRLGFAPHRYRAAWARLDALPQVDEITLMTHFSDADTARGIGHQARVFAETTRDLPGERTLGNSAAALRFGQEAAVRADWVRPGIAVYGSAPDFPEHDIAHWGLQPTMTLASRLIAVQQLRPGDTVGYGSSFTAEAPLRIGVVACGYADGYPRHGPTGTPVLVDGVRTRLVGRVSMDMVTVDLTPVPQAGFGSEATLWGRAANGAVLPIDEVARAAGTVGYELMCAVAPRVPFAVD; translated from the coding sequence ATGCCCCGTCCCATCCAGGCCACCATCCACACCGAGTCCCTGCGCCACAACCTCGCCCGCATGCGCCGGGCCGCGCCGGACGCGCGGGCCTGGGGCGTTGTCAAGGCCAACGCCTACGGCCACGGCATCGAGCGGGCCTTCGAGGGGCTGCGCGGCGCCGACGGCTTCGCGCTGCTGGACCTGCAGGAGGCCGAGCGCGTGCGCGCCCTGGGCTGGCGCGGCCCCATCCTGCTGCTGGAAGGCGTGTTCGAGCCGCGCGACCTGGAGCTGTGCTCGCGCCTTTCGCTGTGGCATACGGTGCACTGCGACGAGCAGATCGACATGCTGGCCGCGCACAAGACGCAGCTGCCGCACCGCGTGTTCCTCAAGATGAACTCCGGCATGAACCGGCTGGGCTTCGCGCCGCACCGGTACCGCGCCGCCTGGGCCCGCCTGGACGCCCTGCCGCAGGTCGACGAGATCACGCTGATGACGCACTTCAGCGATGCCGACACGGCGCGCGGCATCGGGCACCAGGCGCGGGTGTTCGCCGAGACCACGCGCGACCTGCCGGGCGAGCGCACCCTGGGCAACAGCGCCGCGGCCCTGCGCTTCGGCCAGGAGGCGGCGGTGCGCGCCGACTGGGTGCGGCCCGGCATCGCGGTGTACGGCAGCGCGCCCGACTTCCCGGAGCACGACATCGCGCACTGGGGGCTGCAGCCCACCATGACGCTGGCCAGCCGCCTGATCGCGGTGCAGCAGCTGCGGCCCGGCGACACGGTGGGCTACGGCTCCAGCTTCACGGCCGAGGCGCCGCTGCGCATCGGCGTGGTGGCCTGCGGCTATGCCGACGGCTATCCGCGCCATGGCCCCACCGGCACGCCGGTGCTGGTGGACGGCGTGCGCACCCGGCTGGTGGGCCGCGTCAGCATGGACATGGTGACGGTGGACCTCACGCCCGTGCCCCAGGCCGGCTTCGGCAGCGAGGCCACGCTGTGGGGCCGTGCGGCCAATGGCGCCGTGCTGCCGATCGACGAGGTCGCGCGCGCCGCCGGCACGGTCGGCTACGAGCTTATGTGCGCCGTCGCACCGCGCGTGCCGTTCGCGGTGGACTGA
- a CDS encoding glyoxalase superfamily protein has product MRPPVPLLRIFDEARARQFYVDFLGFRVDWEHRFGPGLPLYLQVSRAACVLHLSEHHGDATPGSALRIGVEDLDALQAHLLAQQVSFARPAVQDQPWGRDMALHDPFGNRLVFTARS; this is encoded by the coding sequence CTGCGGCCGCCCGTCCCCCTGCTGCGCATCTTCGACGAGGCCAGGGCGCGCCAGTTCTATGTGGACTTCCTGGGCTTTCGCGTCGACTGGGAGCACCGCTTCGGGCCGGGCCTGCCGCTGTACCTGCAGGTCTCGCGCGCGGCCTGCGTGCTGCACCTGTCGGAGCACCACGGCGACGCCACGCCGGGCAGCGCGCTGCGCATCGGGGTGGAGGACCTCGACGCCCTGCAGGCCCACCTGCTCGCGCAGCAGGTCTCCTTCGCCCGGCCCGCCGTCCAGGACCAGCCCTGGGGGCGCGACATGGCGCTGCACGACCCCTTCGGCAACCGGCTGGTGTTCACCGCGCGGTCGTAG
- a CDS encoding CHASE domain-containing protein, translated as MDFSRFTRSAGAATIAAAVLLAGLAVTAVAVYLTEEQVVDVEAEAYFNAHVDRLQAEVTSRVTHAEHGLKGAKGGYRMSGSVDRASFQAYVQARDLEREFPGLRGFGFVERVPRARLGEFVSKARRELGHEFGVSTSGEQDDLLVIKYMEPVAPNRGSLGYDIGAEAVRREAAHRAADEADTTLSGMVTLLQDGRQGPGWIMLVPVFDRPAASVPPQRRREHLVGYFYAPLMASEVLGDLKAFVQQQVDFQLYDGAPAAGRLLYDSEVQADPNGLLPRLGYRHREHITDRGFVIAGRALTLRVAGTPELEQGTRRALGIGIGVGGLLLSVLLASLTWLLLHGRVRALAMAREMTADLQRLARVVEHTSHAVAGLDPQLRIQWINGGFTQITGFGIEEALGRTVDELLHHPQADPDARARQHEAAGLEQGCRVELMNRHKNGGALWLDAELQPVRDGLGRLTGFIEIAQDITLRKQAEQRQEANEHLMRVVTDNVPARVSYWNRERRCQFANRVTCEWMGRERSQLIGRELSAELVGEATYEIVAPRIDAVLRGEQQQFELQEGSAPGQVTTRLVHYIPDQREGDVQGFFVLALDVSELRQARDAALEASQSKTRFLSSMSHELRTPMNAVLGMLTLLRGTELNTRQRDYVDKSDSAARSLLSLLNDILDLAKIEAGKMTLDARAFAVEELMQDLAFILSANVGRKELDVLFDIDPAVPAILVGDDMRLRQILINLGGNAIKFTQQGEVVVELRLLGQGGGFATLELAVRDTGIGIAPGDQKRLFADFSQAKASTSREFGGTGLGLSICRRLAALMGSELRLESEPGRGSRFSMRLELPIAQDLLPQLPAADGVSRVRRVLIVDDNEAARALLSTAAQGQGWQVDTAGNGQEALALLESVRPQEPPYDAIFLDWRMPGMDGWEMSRRIRAAPQTHGAPLLVMITAYGREMLSQRSNDEQALLDGFLVKPVTGAMLAQAVVKARGRTQAPQADPQGADKPLAGLRILLVEDNHNNQQVACELLEREGATVSVAVHGREAVDMVAAAPGGFHVALMDVQMPVMDGLEATREIRRGPAGGALPIVAMTANAMDSDRQACRQAGMDGYVAKPFLIDDLVAELLQHTRHRAEVPATGPRGRPASDPGIWDRGKALAYLGGEEKLFARMMPMFREHLRQLERDLPALPRSMPHQDALRLFHTLKSRAATMGADHLSAVTGKVEASAAGVPTIDSKLLEPLRQALQITLEAIEDAV; from the coding sequence ATGGATTTCTCGCGTTTCACCCGTTCCGCCGGCGCGGCCACCATCGCCGCGGCTGTCCTGCTGGCCGGCCTGGCCGTCACGGCCGTGGCCGTGTACCTCACCGAGGAGCAGGTGGTGGACGTCGAGGCCGAGGCGTACTTCAACGCGCACGTGGACCGGCTGCAGGCGGAAGTCACCAGCCGGGTGACCCACGCGGAGCATGGCCTGAAGGGCGCCAAGGGCGGCTACCGCATGAGCGGCTCCGTCGACCGCGCTAGTTTCCAGGCCTATGTCCAGGCGCGCGACCTGGAACGGGAGTTTCCGGGCCTGCGCGGCTTCGGCTTCGTCGAGCGGGTGCCGCGCGCCCGGCTGGGCGAGTTCGTCAGCAAGGCCCGGCGCGAGCTGGGCCACGAGTTCGGCGTGTCCACCTCCGGCGAGCAGGACGACCTGCTGGTGATCAAGTACATGGAGCCGGTCGCGCCGAACCGTGGGTCCCTGGGGTACGACATCGGCGCCGAAGCGGTCCGGCGCGAGGCGGCGCACCGCGCCGCCGACGAGGCCGATACGACCCTGAGTGGCATGGTCACGCTCCTGCAGGACGGGCGCCAGGGGCCGGGCTGGATCATGCTCGTGCCGGTGTTCGACCGTCCGGCGGCGTCGGTGCCGCCCCAGCGGCGCCGCGAGCACCTGGTCGGTTATTTCTACGCGCCGCTCATGGCCTCGGAGGTGCTCGGCGACCTGAAGGCGTTCGTGCAGCAGCAGGTCGACTTCCAGCTGTACGACGGCGCGCCCGCCGCGGGGCGCCTGCTGTACGACAGCGAGGTCCAGGCGGACCCGAACGGGCTGCTGCCTCGCCTGGGTTACAGGCACCGCGAACACATCACCGACCGCGGCTTCGTCATCGCGGGCCGCGCGCTCACCTTGCGCGTGGCCGGCACCCCGGAGCTGGAACAGGGCACGCGCAGGGCCCTGGGGATCGGCATCGGCGTCGGCGGCCTGCTGCTCAGCGTGCTGCTGGCGTCGCTGACCTGGCTGCTGCTGCACGGGCGCGTGCGCGCCCTGGCCATGGCCCGGGAGATGACGGCCGACCTGCAGCGGCTTGCCAGGGTGGTCGAGCACACCTCGCATGCGGTGGCCGGCCTGGACCCGCAGCTGCGCATCCAGTGGATCAACGGCGGGTTCACCCAGATCACCGGCTTCGGCATCGAGGAGGCGCTGGGCAGGACGGTTGATGAATTGCTGCACCACCCGCAAGCCGACCCGGATGCCCGCGCCCGGCAGCACGAGGCCGCAGGGCTGGAACAGGGCTGCAGGGTGGAGCTGATGAACCGCCACAAGAACGGCGGGGCGCTGTGGCTGGACGCGGAACTGCAGCCGGTGCGCGACGGGCTGGGGCGGCTGACGGGGTTCATCGAGATCGCGCAGGACATCACCCTGCGCAAGCAGGCCGAGCAGCGCCAGGAGGCCAACGAGCACCTCATGCGCGTGGTCACCGATAACGTCCCGGCGCGGGTGTCTTACTGGAACCGGGAGCGACGCTGCCAGTTTGCCAACCGGGTGACCTGCGAGTGGATGGGCCGGGAGCGTTCCCAGCTGATCGGCCGGGAGCTGTCCGCGGAGCTGGTGGGCGAGGCGACGTACGAGATAGTGGCTCCGCGGATCGACGCGGTGCTGCGCGGCGAGCAGCAGCAGTTCGAGCTGCAGGAAGGCAGCGCGCCGGGCCAGGTGACCACCCGGCTGGTGCACTACATCCCCGACCAGCGGGAGGGGGATGTGCAGGGGTTCTTCGTCCTGGCCCTCGACGTGAGCGAGCTGCGCCAGGCCCGCGACGCGGCGCTGGAGGCCAGCCAGTCCAAGACACGCTTCCTCTCCAGCATGAGCCACGAGCTGCGCACGCCGATGAACGCGGTGCTGGGCATGCTCACCCTGCTGCGCGGGACCGAGCTCAACACGCGCCAGCGCGACTACGTCGACAAGTCCGACAGTGCTGCCCGCTCCTTGCTGAGCCTGCTGAACGACATCCTCGACCTGGCCAAGATCGAGGCCGGCAAGATGACGCTGGACGCGCGCGCCTTCGCCGTCGAGGAGCTGATGCAGGACCTGGCCTTCATCCTGTCCGCCAACGTGGGGCGCAAGGAACTCGACGTGCTGTTCGACATCGACCCGGCGGTACCCGCGATCCTGGTGGGCGACGACATGCGGCTGCGCCAGATCCTGATCAACCTGGGCGGCAACGCGATCAAGTTCACGCAGCAGGGCGAGGTGGTGGTCGAACTGCGCCTGCTGGGCCAGGGCGGCGGCTTCGCCACGCTGGAGCTGGCGGTGCGCGACACCGGGATCGGGATCGCGCCCGGCGACCAGAAGCGATTGTTCGCCGACTTCAGCCAGGCCAAGGCGTCCACCAGCCGCGAGTTCGGCGGCACGGGCCTGGGCCTGAGCATCTGCCGGCGCCTAGCCGCGCTGATGGGTTCGGAGCTCAGGCTGGAGAGCGAACCCGGCCGCGGAAGCCGGTTCTCCATGCGGCTCGAGCTCCCCATCGCCCAGGACCTGCTGCCGCAGCTGCCTGCCGCGGACGGCGTGTCCAGGGTGCGCCGCGTGCTGATCGTGGACGACAACGAGGCGGCGCGCGCGCTGCTGTCCACGGCGGCGCAAGGCCAGGGCTGGCAGGTCGACACCGCCGGCAACGGGCAGGAGGCTCTGGCGCTGCTGGAGTCGGTGCGGCCGCAGGAGCCGCCCTACGACGCGATCTTCCTGGACTGGCGCATGCCCGGCATGGACGGGTGGGAGATGAGCCGGCGCATCCGCGCCGCGCCCCAGACCCATGGCGCCCCCTTGCTCGTGATGATCACCGCCTACGGTCGCGAAATGCTCAGCCAGCGCAGCAACGACGAGCAGGCGCTGCTGGACGGATTCCTCGTCAAGCCGGTGACGGGTGCGATGCTGGCGCAGGCCGTCGTCAAAGCGCGCGGCAGAACGCAGGCACCTCAGGCCGATCCGCAGGGCGCGGACAAGCCGCTGGCCGGGCTGCGGATCCTGCTGGTGGAGGACAACCACAACAACCAGCAGGTCGCCTGCGAGCTCCTGGAGCGCGAAGGCGCCACGGTGAGCGTGGCCGTGCATGGCCGCGAGGCGGTGGACATGGTGGCGGCCGCGCCGGGCGGCTTCCACGTGGCCCTGATGGACGTGCAGATGCCGGTGATGGATGGCCTGGAGGCCACCCGGGAGATCCGCCGCGGTCCGGCGGGGGGCGCGCTGCCCATCGTGGCCATGACGGCGAACGCGATGGACAGTGATCGCCAGGCCTGCCGCCAGGCCGGCATGGACGGCTATGTCGCCAAGCCTTTCCTCATCGACGACCTGGTCGCCGAACTGCTGCAGCACACCCGCCACCGCGCCGAGGTGCCGGCGACCGGCCCGAGAGGCAGGCCCGCTTCGGACCCCGGCATCTGGGACCGCGGCAAGGCACTGGCCTACCTGGGAGGCGAGGAAAAGCTGTTCGCCCGCATGATGCCGATGTTCCGGGAGCACCTGCGCCAGCTGGAGCGCGACCTGCCCGCGCTGCCGCGGTCGATGCCGCACCAGGACGCGCTGCGCCTGTTCCACACGCTCAAGAGCCGCGCCGCCACCATGGGCGCCGACCACCTGTCGGCGGTGACGGGCAAGGTGGAGGCGTCGGCGGCCGGCGTCCCGACGATCGATTCGAAGCTGCTGGAGCCGCTGCGGCAGGCGCTGCAGATCACGCTGGAGGCCATCGAGGACGCCGTGTGA
- a CDS encoding XRE family transcriptional regulator, translated as MPKTSRAIAQMPPSTMAALEKLGADLAVARLRRHESLKTWSQRLGVTVPTLLRLEAGDPGVGIGILATALWLIGRDAELSQLAAPEHDQGALDKDVRQAIALGKQRAQASAEARMNRRDKEGGEQ; from the coding sequence ATGCCTAAGACCTCCAGAGCCATTGCGCAGATGCCGCCTTCGACGATGGCCGCCCTTGAGAAGCTGGGCGCTGACCTGGCCGTTGCCCGGCTGCGGCGGCACGAATCGCTGAAAACCTGGTCTCAGCGACTGGGGGTCACCGTACCCACGCTGCTACGGCTCGAGGCCGGAGACCCAGGTGTCGGGATTGGCATATTGGCTACCGCCCTTTGGCTGATCGGTCGCGATGCAGAGCTCAGCCAACTGGCCGCGCCAGAGCACGACCAGGGTGCGCTGGACAAGGACGTCCGGCAGGCTATCGCGCTTGGCAAGCAGCGGGCGCAGGCGTCTGCAGAAGCTCGCATGAACCGCCGGGACAAGGAAGGTGGCGAACAATGA
- a CDS encoding type II toxin-antitoxin system HipA family toxin — protein MKFDLLYLWFLGNPKDPRHVGVLRLVEAGKGVSLQYGIDWLRNGFALSEDLPLVDMEHRPRGRLAAGAAVAAGAVDDARPDRWGERVIQYIDRPKRLSLMEYLYFAGDDRFGALGVSTSTTEYLPRQGGPLPRLEQAQELSDVVAKVAAAEPISDVERRVLTAGGSLGGAKPKALIEIGSEQWVVKFFNGEPVDSPLVEHATMTLASRAGIRVAETQVLPLLGQNAVAVRRFDRAGEQRIHSLSAATALRAAAPAGQEPEMGYPALALLLRRAGVAEGNANAQDAAELFRRMVFNILVDNTDDHEKNHSILVVSPWSNGRFRLAPAYDVLPSNSGQGFQEFICGDMGRDSTLENAMSRCQSFGLTPPQAAAHVDQVIRVVDTWREHFASCGVTPGDIAQLAERIDGEELLRQRRTFTPANYPAAPARRPRRGPFGR, from the coding sequence ATGAAGTTCGACCTCCTCTATTTGTGGTTCCTCGGAAACCCCAAAGACCCGAGACATGTGGGCGTCCTGCGACTGGTGGAGGCCGGCAAGGGCGTGTCGCTTCAGTACGGCATCGACTGGCTGCGGAACGGATTTGCGCTGAGCGAGGACCTGCCGCTGGTCGACATGGAGCACCGACCGCGCGGCCGACTCGCCGCCGGAGCCGCGGTCGCCGCAGGCGCAGTGGACGATGCCCGGCCAGATCGCTGGGGTGAGCGCGTCATCCAGTACATCGACCGGCCCAAGCGACTGTCGCTCATGGAGTATCTCTACTTCGCAGGGGACGACCGCTTCGGTGCGCTGGGTGTGTCCACCTCCACAACCGAATACCTTCCTCGCCAAGGCGGTCCATTGCCGCGGCTCGAGCAGGCGCAGGAGCTGAGCGATGTCGTCGCCAAGGTGGCGGCGGCCGAGCCGATTTCGGACGTTGAACGCCGGGTGCTCACAGCCGGCGGCAGCCTCGGTGGCGCAAAGCCCAAGGCCCTCATTGAGATCGGTAGCGAGCAGTGGGTGGTGAAATTCTTCAACGGGGAGCCGGTCGACTCGCCGCTGGTCGAGCACGCAACCATGACGCTTGCCTCGAGAGCTGGCATTCGAGTTGCAGAAACCCAAGTGCTCCCGCTTCTTGGGCAGAACGCCGTCGCAGTGCGGCGCTTCGATCGCGCCGGCGAGCAGCGGATACACAGTCTCTCGGCTGCAACTGCCCTGCGTGCCGCGGCGCCCGCTGGTCAAGAGCCGGAGATGGGCTACCCGGCTCTCGCCCTATTGCTGCGCCGTGCAGGCGTGGCTGAGGGCAATGCCAACGCCCAGGACGCAGCAGAACTCTTCCGGCGCATGGTTTTCAACATCCTGGTCGACAACACCGACGATCACGAGAAGAACCATTCGATCCTTGTCGTCTCGCCGTGGAGCAATGGACGATTCCGGCTCGCGCCAGCGTATGACGTGCTGCCGTCGAACTCAGGCCAGGGCTTCCAGGAGTTCATCTGTGGAGACATGGGGAGGGATTCAACGCTCGAGAATGCGATGTCTCGGTGCCAGTCGTTCGGTTTGACGCCGCCACAAGCCGCCGCCCACGTGGATCAGGTCATCCGGGTGGTGGACACCTGGCGGGAGCACTTTGCTTCCTGTGGTGTTACCCCGGGCGATATCGCGCAACTGGCCGAGAGAATCGATGGTGAGGAACTGCTGCGCCAGCGTCGCACGTTCACTCCGGCCAACTACCCGGCCGCCCCCGCCCGGAGGCCGCGCCGTGGGCCTTTTGGCCGCTAG
- a CDS encoding EamA family transporter, giving the protein MTTAAAPARALSGAAFATLLLIALMMGANHVAARIAFNHGADVATAVVFRSLVTASVIVLILALQKVRPRFTARHRRMLPAIGLLVGVQSLCLYSAVARLPVALALLAFNTYPLWTALWAWLVYRQRPERSLVIAMPVILAGLALALDVLGAASGLGAGGQWARIGAGVGFALAAAATFGLALVVTQHEAADIHGAVRTATTMAMAGLVALVMVAGQGGFHLPQAAAGWGGLLALTFLYGTAFTIMFTVLPRLGVVGNSAIMNVEPVFALVLAWAVLGQAIAPVQVAGALVVVGAVMWLGMRKR; this is encoded by the coding sequence GTGACCACCGCCGCCGCCCCCGCACGCGCCCTGTCCGGCGCCGCCTTCGCCACCCTGCTGCTGATCGCCCTGATGATGGGCGCCAACCACGTCGCGGCGCGCATCGCCTTCAACCACGGCGCCGACGTGGCCACGGCCGTGGTGTTCCGCAGCCTGGTCACGGCCAGCGTGATCGTGCTGATCCTGGCCCTGCAGAAGGTGCGGCCGCGCTTCACGGCGCGCCACCGGCGCATGCTGCCGGCCATCGGCCTGCTGGTGGGCGTCCAGAGCCTGTGCCTGTACTCCGCGGTGGCCCGCCTGCCGGTGGCGCTGGCGCTGCTGGCGTTCAACACCTACCCGCTGTGGACGGCGCTGTGGGCCTGGCTGGTCTACCGGCAGCGGCCCGAGCGCTCCCTGGTGATCGCCATGCCCGTCATCCTGGCCGGGCTGGCGCTGGCGCTGGACGTGCTGGGCGCCGCCTCGGGCCTGGGCGCGGGCGGCCAGTGGGCGCGCATCGGCGCCGGCGTGGGCTTCGCGCTGGCGGCGGCCGCCACCTTCGGCCTGGCGCTGGTGGTCACGCAGCACGAGGCCGCCGACATCCATGGCGCGGTGCGCACCGCCACCACCATGGCGATGGCGGGGCTGGTCGCGCTGGTGATGGTGGCGGGCCAGGGCGGCTTCCACCTGCCGCAGGCGGCGGCCGGCTGGGGCGGGCTGCTGGCCCTCACCTTCCTCTACGGCACGGCCTTCACCATCATGTTCACCGTGCTGCCCCGGCTGGGCGTGGTGGGCAACTCGGCCATCATGAACGTGGAGCCGGTGTTCGCCCTGGTGCTGGCCTGGGCGGTGCTGGGCCAGGCCATCGCGCCGGTGCAGGTGGCGGGCGCGCTGGTGGTGGTGGGCGCCGTGATGTGGCTGGGCATGCGCAAGCGCTAG
- a CDS encoding type II toxin-antitoxin system VapC family toxin — protein MSAPRLHLAEPPPQYLVRPPLVADCSLVAGTLFSEPWQEQADLQLMGRELHAPFLLQCEIANVALKKTRQGSADLVAEGLQRLREMAIRFHRIEEAATVDLAQRYRLSAYDAAYLWLAADLKCPLATFDDRLAEAARVHLASLE, from the coding sequence GTGAGCGCGCCGCGGCTGCACCTGGCGGAGCCACCGCCGCAGTACCTGGTCCGTCCGCCCTTGGTGGCGGATTGCAGCCTGGTGGCCGGCACCCTCTTCAGTGAGCCCTGGCAGGAACAGGCTGACCTGCAGCTCATGGGGCGTGAGCTCCACGCTCCGTTCCTGCTGCAGTGCGAGATCGCGAACGTGGCCCTGAAGAAGACCCGGCAGGGGTCCGCCGACCTGGTCGCGGAAGGCTTGCAACGGCTGCGGGAGATGGCCATCCGCTTCCACCGCATCGAGGAGGCTGCCACGGTCGACCTTGCCCAGCGCTACCGGCTCTCCGCCTACGACGCCGCCTACCTCTGGCTGGCCGCCGACCTCAAGTGCCCCCTGGCCACCTTCGACGACCGGCTGGCCGAGGCGGCCCGGGTCCACCTGGCCAGCCTGGAATGA
- a CDS encoding FitA-like ribbon-helix-helix domain-containing protein, protein MPNLSIKDVPEAWAEALRQRAARNHRSLQGELMALVEQAVHGAQAGPQAPGSSSEVRVDDPDPGRPRIVGYDKRGWPIVRQGWKTPEQVIAELRQKYPHPVSGQLLGRDIIREDRDSR, encoded by the coding sequence ATGCCCAACTTGTCCATCAAAGATGTTCCTGAAGCCTGGGCCGAAGCCTTGCGCCAGCGTGCGGCCCGCAACCACCGCTCACTGCAGGGCGAACTGATGGCTCTGGTCGAGCAGGCCGTCCACGGTGCGCAAGCCGGGCCGCAGGCACCGGGTTCCAGCTCTGAGGTGCGCGTGGATGACCCGGATCCTGGTCGTCCTCGCATCGTCGGCTATGACAAGCGTGGCTGGCCCATCGTCCGGCAAGGGTGGAAGACACCCGAACAGGTCATCGCCGAGCTGCGCCAGAAGTACCCCCATCCGGTGAGCGGACAGCTCCTGGGCCGCGACATCATTCGCGAAGACCGCGACAGCCGGTGA
- a CDS encoding 2-dehydropantoate 2-reductase translates to MKVCIYGAGAIGGWVGLKLARAGAQVSVVARGATLDALQLHGLRLQEGSQVLTAPVRSAEQPAELGVQDLVVVAVKAPAMAQVAQAIGPLLGPATVVLTAMNGVPWWFFEGFGGAYAGTRLKSVDPDGAIARAVPAHHVIGCVVHASCSLRGPGFVQHHFGNKLIIGEPSGRQTERVQALAALLQQAGHEAALSEQIQKDAWYKLWGNMTVNPVSAITGATTDLILGDGLVRDFISRVMLEAREIGARIDIPIAQQPEDRHQVTRKLGAFKTSMLQDVEAGKPVELDALVTVVRELGELTGVATPFTDALLGLSRLHARVRGLY, encoded by the coding sequence ATGAAGGTCTGCATCTACGGGGCCGGCGCCATCGGCGGCTGGGTGGGGCTGAAGCTGGCGCGCGCCGGCGCGCAGGTGAGCGTGGTGGCGCGCGGCGCCACGCTGGACGCGCTGCAGCTGCACGGGCTGCGGCTGCAGGAGGGCAGTCAGGTGCTGACGGCGCCGGTGCGCTCGGCCGAGCAGCCGGCCGAGCTGGGCGTGCAGGACCTGGTGGTGGTGGCGGTGAAGGCGCCGGCCATGGCCCAGGTCGCCCAGGCCATCGGCCCGCTGCTGGGGCCTGCCACGGTCGTGCTCACCGCCATGAACGGCGTGCCCTGGTGGTTCTTCGAAGGGTTCGGCGGGGCCTACGCCGGCACGCGGCTGAAGTCGGTGGACCCCGACGGGGCCATCGCGCGCGCCGTTCCCGCCCACCACGTCATCGGCTGCGTGGTGCACGCCAGCTGCTCGCTGCGCGGGCCCGGGTTCGTGCAGCACCATTTCGGCAACAAGCTGATCATCGGCGAGCCTTCCGGCCGCCAGACCGAGCGGGTGCAGGCGCTGGCGGCGCTGCTGCAGCAGGCCGGGCACGAGGCGGCGCTGTCCGAGCAGATCCAGAAGGACGCCTGGTACAAGCTGTGGGGCAACATGACGGTGAACCCGGTCAGCGCGATCACCGGCGCCACCACCGACCTGATCCTGGGCGACGGGCTGGTGCGCGACTTCATCTCGCGCGTGATGCTGGAAGCGCGCGAGATCGGCGCGCGCATCGACATCCCGATCGCCCAGCAGCCTGAAGACCGGCACCAGGTCACGCGCAAGCTGGGCGCGTTCAAGACTTCGATGCTGCAGGACGTGGAGGCCGGCAAGCCGGTGGAGCTGGATGCGCTGGTGACCGTGGTCCGGGAGCTGGGCGAGCTGACCGGGGTGGCTACCCCGTTCACCGATGCGCTGCTGGGCCTGTCGCGCCTGCATGCCCGGGTGCGCGGCTTGTATTGA
- a CDS encoding class II aldolase/adducin family protein: protein MHPDEWQARVQLAACYRVFDLLGWTEMIYNHITLRLPDSVTGGAKQFLINPFGLHYSEVTASNLLKIDLQGNKLEDSPWPVNPAGFTVHSAIHEHVPDAHCVMHTHTTSGLAVACSQGGLAQNNFYSAQLHDQVAYHDFEGITIHADEAPRLLQAIADKPLVILRNHGLLAWGATLPLTLVRLWTLQRACDIQVAQAALGPAIAVPEAVARKTTQDALQFDAQFGAGQDVFDALVRRIDRIDPGYKN from the coding sequence ATGCACCCCGACGAATGGCAGGCGCGGGTGCAGCTGGCCGCTTGCTACCGCGTCTTCGACCTGCTGGGCTGGACGGAGATGATCTACAACCACATCACGCTGCGCCTGCCGGACAGCGTGACCGGCGGCGCCAAGCAGTTCCTGATCAACCCCTTCGGCCTGCACTACAGCGAGGTCACGGCCAGCAACCTGCTCAAGATCGACCTGCAGGGCAACAAGCTGGAGGACAGCCCCTGGCCGGTCAACCCGGCCGGCTTCACCGTGCACTCGGCCATCCACGAGCACGTCCCCGACGCCCACTGCGTGATGCACACCCACACCACCTCCGGGCTGGCGGTGGCCTGCAGCCAGGGCGGGCTCGCGCAAAACAACTTCTACTCGGCGCAGCTGCACGACCAGGTGGCCTACCACGACTTCGAGGGCATCACCATCCACGCCGACGAGGCGCCACGGCTGCTGCAAGCCATAGCGGACAAGCCGCTGGTGATCCTGCGCAACCACGGGCTGCTGGCCTGGGGCGCGACACTGCCGCTGACGCTGGTGCGGCTGTGGACGCTGCAGCGCGCCTGCGACATCCAGGTGGCGCAGGCCGCGCTGGGCCCGGCCATCGCCGTGCCGGAGGCGGTGGCGCGCAAGACCACCCAGGACGCGCTGCAGTTCGACGCCCAGTTCGGCGCCGGCCAGGACGTGTTCGATGCCCTGGTGCGCCGGATCGACCGGATCGATCCCGGCTACAAGAACTAA